In Xiphias gladius isolate SHS-SW01 ecotype Sanya breed wild chromosome 16, ASM1685928v1, whole genome shotgun sequence, a genomic segment contains:
- the LOC120802029 gene encoding rho GTPase-activating protein 6-like isoform X2, translated as MGAPLLQRGITYLGDFTWNSVSGRSVGLKPVPLQSLSELERVRLQDVAFRRLLRDRDLGCHISIPKCHKHKKSLRKKLDSLSKEKSKDKETLPQAFGIPLSQVISNDRTHKQRHDPPREEHSDPTELMLSFLHLTSSFKRLNKELSSSTSSLSSTSETPNESPRLSTPDAAPRSCRRGGVSVDCITDLDDNQSRLLEALQLSLPEEVAGNRKKRHDKKLSLNPIYRQVPRAVDLCCQHLEKYGLQTVGIFRVGSSKKRVRQLREEFDQGWEVHLDEEHSVHDVAALLKEFLRDMPDPLLTRELYTAFINTLLLDYSDQESAIQLLIFLLPPCNSDTLQRLLCLLSTVAAHAEDSLGNERQEVTGNKMTSLNLATIFGPNLLHKQKKDKEFAVQSFARAEESTAIISVVQRMINTYDILFMVPADLQNEVLMSLLETDPDVVDYLLRRKASQYSDPGLLRAEESFSLTERCLSSEFIKASSGDVSPYDNNSPVLSDGLLWKHPEDSSPLSDRVPRLSTQYKLSGHSKDGSGSTSPTLSTDKAASTICDNDNFWDTWHELLNKDFTGHRITGSLGDVSECESYGSSEGLSSHQGNHKLPVRPMQASLGVLECRPHFPVTRSSSGPHDQRGQRQPESSLHQGLSGQSGAFSSDNLVARTGHPAYPLFKVRLDSLSPLHYSGPLRETHISHSTPSLFTYRPDPQTPQQTQQSPVPQTVDKADVSGPGQEKGRGSPDWQTERWHIWQILSKENADALPETLV; from the exons ATGGGGGCTCCGCTTCTCCAACGGGGCATCACCTATCTT GGTGACTTTACCTGGAACAGCGTGTCAGGACGCAGCGTTGGCCTCAAGCCCGTCCCATTGCAAAGCCTCTCAGAGCTGGAGAGGGTTCGTCTCCAGGATGTGGCCTTCAGGCGATTGCTTCGGGATCGTGACTTGGGCTGCCACATCTCCATCCCTAAAT GCCACAAGCACAAGAAGTCACTTAGGAAGAAGCTGGATTCGTTATCGAAAGAGAAAAGTAAAGACAAAG AGACTCTGCCCCAGGCGTTTGGCATACCACTCTCGCAGGTCATTTCCAACGACCGCACACACAAGCAGCGGCACGATCCCCCGCGGGAGGAGCACAGTGACCCCACTGAATTGATGTTATCCTTCCTCCACCTCACCTCCAGCTTCAAAAGGCTTAACAAAGAACTCTCCAGCAGCACCTCGTCTCTTAGCTCCACATCTGAGACCCCTAATGAATCGCCTCGTCTGAGCACACCAGACGCAGCCCCACGGAGTTGCAGGAGG GGTGGAGTGTCTGTGGATTGCATCACTGACCTTGATGATAACCAGTCTCGGCTCTTGGAGGCCCTCCAGCTGTCTCTGCCAGAAGAGGTAGCTGGCAACAGGAAGAAGCGTCATGACAAAAAGCTCAGCCTTAACCCTATTTACAGACAGGTGCCCAGGGCAGTGGATCTCTGTTGCCAGCACCTGGAAAAATATG GCCTACAGACGGTTGGAATTTTCCGTGTTGGGAGTTCCAAGAAGAGAGTACGACAG CTTCGCGAGGAGTTCGACCAAGGATGGGAGGTGCACTTGGATGAGGAGCATAGTGTCCACGATGTAGCTGCACTGCTGAAGGAATTCCTCAGAGACATGCCTGATCCACTGCTGACAAGAGAACTCTACACGGCCTTCATCAACACATTGC tgctgGATTATTCAGACCAAGAGAGCGCCATCCAGCTCCTGATATTCTTGCTTCCTCCCTGTAACAGCGACACCTTGCAGCGTCTCCTCTGCTTGTTGTCCACTGTGGCTGCACATGCTGAAGACAGCCTGGGCAATGAGAGACAAGAG GTAACAGGAAACAAGATGACATCACTCAATTTAGCTACTATCTTTGGACCCAACCTCttacacaagcaaaaaaaagacaaagagtttGCAGTGCAGAGTTTTGCCCGTGCAGAGGAGAGTACAGCCATCATCAGCGTGGTCCAAAGGATGATCAATACATATGATATACTATTTATG GTTCCCGCTGACTTGCAGAATGAGGTGCTGATGAGTTTGCTAGAAACTGATCCTGATGTTGTGGATTACCTACTCCGGCGGAAGGCCTCTCAGTACTC AGATCCAGGCCTTCTTAGAGCAGAGGAGTCCTTCTCTCTGACTGAGCGATGCTTGTCCAGTGAGTTCATCAAAGCATCTAGTGGAGATGTGTCACCCTATGACAACAACTCCCCTGTCCTGTCAGATGGACTGCTGTGGAAACACCCAGAGGACAGCAGTCCACTCTCAGATAGAGTCCCCAGGCTTTCTACGCAGTACAAACTCAGTGGCCATTCAAAAGACGGATCTGGCAGCACCTCTCCTACGCTTTCTACCGACAAAG cGGCCTCAACAATTTGTGACAATGACAATTTCTGGGACACCTGGCATGAACTGTTAAACAAAGATTTCACCGGCCATCGCATCACTG GCTCCCTTGGAGACGTGTCTGAATGTGAGTCGTATGGATCATCAGAGGGGCTGAGCAGTCACCAAGGTAACCACAAGCTGCCCGTCAGACCGATGCAAGCCTCATTGGGTGTGCTGGAATGCAGGCCGCACTTTCCGGTGACTCGCAGCAGCAGCGGTCCTCACGaccagagaggacagagacaacCAGAGTCATCATTACATCAAGGATTGAGCGGCCAATCAGGAGCCTTTAGCTCAGACAACTTAGTAGCAAGGACAGGACACCCTGCGTATCCATTATTTAAGGTCAGACTGGATAGTTTGTCTCCCCTTCACTACTCCGGACCACTGAGGGAGACCCATATTTCTCACTCCACACCCTCCCTCTTCACATATCGGCCTGACCCCCAAACTCCACAACAGACCCAGCAGAGCCCTGTTCCCCAGACTGTAGATAAGGCAGACGTCTCTGGACCTGGACAAGAAAAGGGCCGTGGTTCACCAGActggcagacagagaggtggCATATATGGCAGATactgtcaaaagaaaatgcagacgCCCTGCCAGAAACCTTGGTGTGA
- the LOC120802029 gene encoding rho GTPase-activating protein 6-like isoform X1, which produces MAAQGLFSSVFSCSLSPKTISKRRLRQTRSLDPALMRHDSADAEETSYKGDFTWNSVSGRSVGLKPVPLQSLSELERVRLQDVAFRRLLRDRDLGCHISIPKCHKHKKSLRKKLDSLSKEKSKDKETLPQAFGIPLSQVISNDRTHKQRHDPPREEHSDPTELMLSFLHLTSSFKRLNKELSSSTSSLSSTSETPNESPRLSTPDAAPRSCRRGGVSVDCITDLDDNQSRLLEALQLSLPEEVAGNRKKRHDKKLSLNPIYRQVPRAVDLCCQHLEKYGLQTVGIFRVGSSKKRVRQLREEFDQGWEVHLDEEHSVHDVAALLKEFLRDMPDPLLTRELYTAFINTLLLDYSDQESAIQLLIFLLPPCNSDTLQRLLCLLSTVAAHAEDSLGNERQEVTGNKMTSLNLATIFGPNLLHKQKKDKEFAVQSFARAEESTAIISVVQRMINTYDILFMVPADLQNEVLMSLLETDPDVVDYLLRRKASQYSDPGLLRAEESFSLTERCLSSEFIKASSGDVSPYDNNSPVLSDGLLWKHPEDSSPLSDRVPRLSTQYKLSGHSKDGSGSTSPTLSTDKAASTICDNDNFWDTWHELLNKDFTGHRITGSLGDVSECESYGSSEGLSSHQGNHKLPVRPMQASLGVLECRPHFPVTRSSSGPHDQRGQRQPESSLHQGLSGQSGAFSSDNLVARTGHPAYPLFKVRLDSLSPLHYSGPLRETHISHSTPSLFTYRPDPQTPQQTQQSPVPQTVDKADVSGPGQEKGRGSPDWQTERWHIWQILSKENADALPETLV; this is translated from the exons ATGGCCGCTCAAGGATTGTTTAGCAgtgttttctcctgctctctgagCCCCAAGACCATTTCCAAGCGGAGACTGAGGCAGACCAGGAGCCTGGACCCGGCGTTGATGCGACATGATAGTGCCGACGCTGAGGAGACGTCGTATAAG GGTGACTTTACCTGGAACAGCGTGTCAGGACGCAGCGTTGGCCTCAAGCCCGTCCCATTGCAAAGCCTCTCAGAGCTGGAGAGGGTTCGTCTCCAGGATGTGGCCTTCAGGCGATTGCTTCGGGATCGTGACTTGGGCTGCCACATCTCCATCCCTAAAT GCCACAAGCACAAGAAGTCACTTAGGAAGAAGCTGGATTCGTTATCGAAAGAGAAAAGTAAAGACAAAG AGACTCTGCCCCAGGCGTTTGGCATACCACTCTCGCAGGTCATTTCCAACGACCGCACACACAAGCAGCGGCACGATCCCCCGCGGGAGGAGCACAGTGACCCCACTGAATTGATGTTATCCTTCCTCCACCTCACCTCCAGCTTCAAAAGGCTTAACAAAGAACTCTCCAGCAGCACCTCGTCTCTTAGCTCCACATCTGAGACCCCTAATGAATCGCCTCGTCTGAGCACACCAGACGCAGCCCCACGGAGTTGCAGGAGG GGTGGAGTGTCTGTGGATTGCATCACTGACCTTGATGATAACCAGTCTCGGCTCTTGGAGGCCCTCCAGCTGTCTCTGCCAGAAGAGGTAGCTGGCAACAGGAAGAAGCGTCATGACAAAAAGCTCAGCCTTAACCCTATTTACAGACAGGTGCCCAGGGCAGTGGATCTCTGTTGCCAGCACCTGGAAAAATATG GCCTACAGACGGTTGGAATTTTCCGTGTTGGGAGTTCCAAGAAGAGAGTACGACAG CTTCGCGAGGAGTTCGACCAAGGATGGGAGGTGCACTTGGATGAGGAGCATAGTGTCCACGATGTAGCTGCACTGCTGAAGGAATTCCTCAGAGACATGCCTGATCCACTGCTGACAAGAGAACTCTACACGGCCTTCATCAACACATTGC tgctgGATTATTCAGACCAAGAGAGCGCCATCCAGCTCCTGATATTCTTGCTTCCTCCCTGTAACAGCGACACCTTGCAGCGTCTCCTCTGCTTGTTGTCCACTGTGGCTGCACATGCTGAAGACAGCCTGGGCAATGAGAGACAAGAG GTAACAGGAAACAAGATGACATCACTCAATTTAGCTACTATCTTTGGACCCAACCTCttacacaagcaaaaaaaagacaaagagtttGCAGTGCAGAGTTTTGCCCGTGCAGAGGAGAGTACAGCCATCATCAGCGTGGTCCAAAGGATGATCAATACATATGATATACTATTTATG GTTCCCGCTGACTTGCAGAATGAGGTGCTGATGAGTTTGCTAGAAACTGATCCTGATGTTGTGGATTACCTACTCCGGCGGAAGGCCTCTCAGTACTC AGATCCAGGCCTTCTTAGAGCAGAGGAGTCCTTCTCTCTGACTGAGCGATGCTTGTCCAGTGAGTTCATCAAAGCATCTAGTGGAGATGTGTCACCCTATGACAACAACTCCCCTGTCCTGTCAGATGGACTGCTGTGGAAACACCCAGAGGACAGCAGTCCACTCTCAGATAGAGTCCCCAGGCTTTCTACGCAGTACAAACTCAGTGGCCATTCAAAAGACGGATCTGGCAGCACCTCTCCTACGCTTTCTACCGACAAAG cGGCCTCAACAATTTGTGACAATGACAATTTCTGGGACACCTGGCATGAACTGTTAAACAAAGATTTCACCGGCCATCGCATCACTG GCTCCCTTGGAGACGTGTCTGAATGTGAGTCGTATGGATCATCAGAGGGGCTGAGCAGTCACCAAGGTAACCACAAGCTGCCCGTCAGACCGATGCAAGCCTCATTGGGTGTGCTGGAATGCAGGCCGCACTTTCCGGTGACTCGCAGCAGCAGCGGTCCTCACGaccagagaggacagagacaacCAGAGTCATCATTACATCAAGGATTGAGCGGCCAATCAGGAGCCTTTAGCTCAGACAACTTAGTAGCAAGGACAGGACACCCTGCGTATCCATTATTTAAGGTCAGACTGGATAGTTTGTCTCCCCTTCACTACTCCGGACCACTGAGGGAGACCCATATTTCTCACTCCACACCCTCCCTCTTCACATATCGGCCTGACCCCCAAACTCCACAACAGACCCAGCAGAGCCCTGTTCCCCAGACTGTAGATAAGGCAGACGTCTCTGGACCTGGACAAGAAAAGGGCCGTGGTTCACCAGActggcagacagagaggtggCATATATGGCAGATactgtcaaaagaaaatgcagacgCCCTGCCAGAAACCTTGGTGTGA